ATGGTGCAGTTGTGCAGGGCCGCGGCATCGTACACAATGGCCACCCCATACGCCTTCTGCAGCGCATCCAGTACCTCGGCCACGGGCCGGTCATTGAAAACAAAAGGCTGCGGGGCCAGAAGCACCGGCTGCGCCACGAGCTCGCGCCGCAGCTCCTGGCGCACGGCCGAATACACAGCCTGCTGATTGGGCAGCACCACTACGCTGGCAGCGGGCGCCCCAGTAGCGGTGGCCCGGGGGCTCACGCGCACCCGGCCCGTTCGCACCTGCACCTGCACTTCGGGCTGCCCTGGGTAGGCCTGCACCCGAAAGCTGGTGCCAAGCACGGTCGTCACCACTTGGTCGGTGTACACCGAGAAGGGGTGCCCGGCGTCATGAAAAACATCGAAAAAAGCCGCCCCGGTGAGGTAAACCGTGCGGCGCGGGCCTGTGAACGAGCGGGGGTATTTCAGGGAGCTGGCCGCCGCCAGGGTGATGAGGCTGCCATCGGGCAGGGCTACGCGGGCTTCGCTCTTAGAAGTGTTTGCATAGACCAGCCAGGCCGTCTTGGTGGTAGTAGGCTTGGTCTTGGGCTGCCATATGGTGAGCAGCTTGGTGGGGCCGGGCACGCTGAGCATGCCCACTACGCCGGCTCCCAAGGCCAGTAGCACTACCGCTGCCCAGCGCACGCCCAGCGAAGGCCATAGCGGGCGG
This region of Hymenobacter sedentarius genomic DNA includes:
- a CDS encoding FecR family protein, with the protein product MAQSDFRALLHRYQRNECTPVEKQRVEEWYQRLGSKQELDLTPEERAELVATVWQRIATLTTAASPSVSFPKAKVTRPLWPSLGVRWAAVVLLALGAGVVGMLSVPGPTKLLTIWQPKTKPTTTKTAWLVYANTSKSEARVALPDGSLITLAAASSLKYPRSFTGPRRTVYLTGAAFFDVFHDAGHPFSVYTDQVVTTVLGTSFRVQAYPGQPEVQVQVRTGRVRVSPRATATGAPAASVVVLPNQQAVYSAVRQELRRELVAQPVLLAPQPFVFNDRPVAEVLDALQKAYGVAIVYDAAALHNCTINLSLGDEPLFEKLDIISETLGASYDKADGRILFHSQPCRAE